aacacaaacttacacaaGACAGTAGTGGGTTTTTTGTTCAGGTccacttcagtttattttatttccagttcCGCATTTTCACGTCAAATGAAGTACGACACGTTCCCTGCTAGCCTGCAGTGCACTCTGTGGTTTAGCTCTGGCCTCCCTTACTAACCttcccctgaaccccccccccccccccccagcacactcCTCTTCTGAAAGTCTttatactcccccccccccccccaccccaacacactCCTGTTCTGCGCCACACTTCTTCTGCAAGTCTTTAAACTAATAAACTAACACCCCCACAATCTCACTCCTGGCGTCTGTCAAACTATGGaactcgctccctccctctccacagcagTGATCATAAGGTGCTAGATCACAAATATGCCATTTGAAagtcaagagaaaaaaaacagcaatggtccaacatctagtataaagccttcccagatgagtggaggttattatagcagcaaagggtggaccaactcaaTATTAGTGCCCATAATATTGGATGAGAGGTTGGATGTCaggtatccacatacttttggccatgtagtgtgtatatatcttagaaatatgcttcctgtagttactcagcagcagttttgtacattaatttcaatgtgtttcatgaggcaattcgaaatatttgactctttgatctgacacaaagtttgcatgacattgtaaaatggtaagattacaaaacacagggccaagtgacttgaaagaattgaggaaatattgggtagcattgctttgaaatacaccttatgtcatttcggtgaggcaagatagcctatattgtttgtagtaccgtaacttggcgtcattttgatatcaatacttcttagtaacttggcatttttgtacgttgaaaacatgttttttatgagatatcatttctttttgcaaagcgttttattatgagagtgagatatgcaaagtgaccctgtaagaaacggttgtggattatggctatcgttgtgtgtatttgtatagtCTGATGaacgtgtaccgttcagcagtttcggtttgctatatatgtaaaacagtggctgtgagaaagggtgcggtggcgtaagcgtaaacgcatcagaaacgcaaattaaatatggccagtgtgtgtactcacggatttgacgtccatccaaccagccttgactgacaaaagaatcagcaagcctgtagaattataactccctaggtcgcaacttgtgtagccttctgtcctgctccgttgtctgttatttcgtggcgatgcacttttagtgtttgtaaggtttataaggcatatctgcaggtaggaatcctcttcgctgttttgctaaactagaaccggaaaacatgatagtggagaataggagcagacgcatatgtcccaggaggctttgcatatgagaaaataacaacagtgtgagagaaattaggatgaaattatgaaattgcgtagttgaaacagtatgtttttagcagaatgggcatgtaggtgaaggttgacatgatcacggagtatagtgcgaagtaaatggagtaaccatgagcgagcttagtttccttatcgaacggtatatataacagtcgctgtAAAGCAttagctgttaaagtggagggttaagtaacgtgtgaaatctattgcactgctgtgtttttttcatgttcagtatagtagttataattatgagtgaatcgtgattttaaatgtaatgttttaatggggagttgcagaacgtacatacgtagtaattgtttgtatgtggctagatagagaacagggcgaggtaacatgaatgtagaaacgtggcgtttgctgataataaggttttgtacggtagccaagtgaagaaatgtagttagtagaaatggcacagcggtgaacgggtgtaactttttaataaaaggaatacatttgccgtcatgaaatgcatatgggtagccatgagtgagttttggtaaagcaaatataagcctaagagaacgttagtgtaaaagaggaaattatctgcgtGAGGACGAGGCTGGATTCAgtcgttcaaccggaggtttaccagtctgtgactttgttagggcagcaccatgacatagctatgcaatgcgtgaaatatcattagcaaacctgtccgtggttttaaagaagaacacaggcgagcaagcacagaagagctcccgttgaatccatatgggtttgcaatattgtagctggttaacaacaacgtgcagacggtacgtcataatgcagtgtatacgttcggtgaacggcgggtagatatggtgcaaaagcaataattgagaagtagtagacaattattagtgagggtaaaagcaggttaaagaaacacgtTCCTAGCtaggcttgaacctaggaccctgtgttcccaagactgtaaccttacccactaggccacaggcagagtagctgtttgtactgaaaatggttcagagtaagaaggtatgggtattttgcgtgtgtatgcgagtttctcattgggtcgtgtaggtgaagatttggcgggtgtcggtaaaatgtccaatggggagacatgttattagtgggataggcggcaggaaaaataagaatgagaagaaagagaagaaggagaagaaggagaaaacgcaaaatccccttagtttggggctttattgtgtggacatgtgaagttgtttatgaaatctgtctgttgaaatggggtcagaatgtacagaatttaatgtttttaagggctgagtgtctgtggctgttgtggttatttctgtgaggaaccctgaaaagtgccgaactctcggtgctgtataggtatggggcatgcccccgccaaggcgtacatatatatatatcccaatatatatatatgtagcaTACACCAGCAGTCTCTTTGCAAGCTGCACATTAAATATTATACAAGCAGACTGTCTATACAGtaattgaaaattaatgaaaagaaTGTTAAgaataatgcatatttattttttttgtatcagcATATACATAGTAGCCTTTTGCATCATAATAACAACATCAACTATGAACTGATGTTTAGCTAGAAAGCTAAATAGTAAGCTAGAAATATGCTGCTGTTCGCCAGCTAGCTAGGCATTAGACAACTGTCTAGCAaatctaataataatgatgtttttgtatagcacttttgaagacagatttataaaataaaaataataatcagataatataatagaaataaaaaagagaaattaatatcaaaagaaaattaaaagtgATCTATAAACAGCATGAAACAAGAACgaaaaataaatgagtcaaACACTAAATGAATACTTTCcgataaaagtacattttaagaGGCGATTTAAAAGAGGACACAGAGTTTGCCAGTCTGATATCCTCAAGCTGGCTGTTCTGGAGCATGGGGGTTCTAACAGCAAAAGCCTGTTAACCCTTAGGCCTCTTTTTCAAGATTACAGAACAGCCAAGAGGGCTCTTCCTGAGCACCAGACTGCACATCGGTATATATGGGGTTACAAGGTCAGAGATATAGCTAGGGGCCAGACCATGTAGTGCTTTAAAAGCAAtgagtaaaatgttttaatcaattctaaaacaatacagcatccaATGAAGAGTGGCTAAAAAAGTGGAAATATGGTCCCACCTTttggtttcatttaaaatgaaaatattctataatatgtacacatttactGGCAAAGCCATTAGAAGAGTTATCAATGTGGATATCAAAATCGCCACAAATGACAATCCTGTCATAGTACAATGTAATAGAAGATAAAAATTCTTAAAGATCAGACAGTAAGCTGGAATTAGGCAAGTATGGCATCATATACAATATGTTCATCTAATTTTGCTTAAAAGTAAAAGCTAGCAATAATTGTTGCAAGCTAGCTGCAGTTACATAGGTTGCAATGTTGGCTATTTTCTCTGCTTAACAGCCATGCTATTTACAGTTTATCAGACTTGATCTGGATCAGACTTTCTGTCAGTAGGTCACCTGTCTTTACATGCTACACTGACTCCTATTTAATTGCAGGTCAATTCTGCTACAATATCATATCTGACTGAACGGTCTGTTGCTAAGGACTCATTATGAACATAATGAGATAAACCTACCCCAACCACAGTAACTCATCACCAAAAACGTATAGGGTACATGAAATTCAGTATTGACTGCAGACTGCAGTCTGCTGGAACGGGATCCCATATATCTCAGAACCTTGTGTAGAAATATTTGTATGGATCGGGTAATtgtattgtcattttaaacTAATGTACAACATTCTGCCATGTAAAACCTGCTGTCTAAGATCCTAATAAAGATTTCCCACATGACTTCGCTTTcgtttcttcccccctcccttcaaATCAAACATAATCCCTTAAATCAAAAGTTACGATGGTTTTGATTTTGTTGATTGAATAAAGGTCTTAAAGCAGAAGCTGTAcaaatcatttctgttttctctctgtatttTGAATGCTTTCCTTAGATGATAATCCTACCGCTACCCGTTATTGCTCTCACCATACCTGCTATACCTGCTCCTAGTAAGCCTCATTCACTGCAGCTCCTGCTACGCCCCCCACTGCAGCTCCTGCTACGCCCCCCACTGCAGCTCCTGCTACGCACCCCAATACAGCTCCTGCTACGTCCCCCACTGCAGCTTCTTCTACGCCCCCCACTACAGCTCCTGCTACGCCCCCCACTGCAGCTCCTGCTACGGCCCCCACTGCAGCTCCTGCTACGCCCCCCACTGCAGCTCCTGCTACGCCCCCCACTGCAGCTCCTGCTACGCACCCCAATACAGCTCCTGCTACGTCCCCCACTGCAGCTTCTTCTACGCCCCCCACTGCAGCTCCTGCTACGCCCCCCACTGCAGCTCCTGCTACGCCCCCCACTACAGCTCCTGCTACGCCCCCCACTGCAGCTCCTGCTACGCCCCCCACTGCAGCTCCTATTGTACCTCCCACTACAGTCAAAATTGAAATATTAGAAGtacttataaataaattatttttttctgccagcTTTCTGGCATTTATATCCTCCTTTTTCAATTCCAACCTGTTCTCAAATCTACCTTTACCCCACAACTTAAcatcatgtttgtttttgattatcTCTAACTTTCTATTCTTCAggattttattttgtgcttcTATGATGGCTCTCTCAGCCATAAAATACATCTCACAAGTGAAGAAGCTTCCACCATTTCTCTCCACCATTCTGTCTATCTTCTGTAGCAGTGATGTGACTTGCTTGATGTTCCTTGGCTCCTCAAATGTATGTGCAGGTAGATGTTTATGCTCATATGGAGCTTTGCTGGCATGATGTTCTAGAAGAGGGGAATGCTCAGTGAAATGACTGTATTCATGATCAAAACTGTGTACAGGTGTCTTACTACTTTCAATGGCCAGTAACATTACATACTTCAAGGCCTGGTCACCGAACACATCTTTGATCAGCTTCAATATGTccttcctctctgcactgtCCTCTTGAGACCTTTCTACAATGACAAAGGCATGAGGTCCTGGTGAAGTATGGCTGATGCACAACAGGATTTCATGCCTGGCCTTCTCTGACTTCATTCTGCGCATATCAGAGAGTCCTGGAGTTTCAACCACACTTACTGTCCTCCCATGGACTTCTCCGGTTGTTTTTTGACATCCGTCTGTACCTGAATACTGACATCTCTCTTCCAGGATGATTTCTCTTGCAGTCCTGTTACTTTCCGTAGTCTTCCCCATCAGTAACATCCTCAGTTCTGGTTTCTCATACCACTCTGTAAAATAAGGATATTATCTTAGTGTACTCTCTTCCCTCAGATTTAGATGTGTGCACTCTTCTCTCACATTCCCCTTCTATCACATTGCTTATTATGCAGGCTCAGTAACAATGGTAGAAAACACCAAgaatagattggtgacctgtccagggtgtattcctgcctcttacccaatgcatgctgggataggctccagcagcccccgcgaccctgaccaggaataagtgggtatagataatggatggatggatggaaaacacCAAGAATGAAAAGGTACTATGCGACTTGTGAAATCTTAATGTTGGAGAGCCCCTCACAttatttatgacaaaaaaaaagatttgttagTTTagtagagaagaaaaaaactgatagATGACTTGGGGAAAAGCAAACTCGAACCCAAAGGGAAACcgaacaaaaaaattaatgtctAACATCTTACAAGGagtccagtgtgtcatggcaCTCTCTGTTCAGGCTGAAAGCACTTGCTGGTTATTTGAATATCGGCATATGGCTGGGatcagtttgtgttttgtaaaattTGTAAGCGCAATAcaaataacaatatttttttgtggtgtagtagttaaaatacattaatcTATTTTCTTGGACTTCTTGAAAAACTTCACTTCATTTTTTACAAGATATAGTCGCAACAGTATAGTTTTGTTTAGGTTAATTACTTTCTATATCTTCATGTTAAAATGGGTTTATGAAAAACTCACAGAATTCTTCTAACAGATACTACTGCTGTTGTCATTTCTATTCttattgtattaaaaaaaaaaaaatagtaattcaaatgtaaaacaatttCCATACCTTTTCTACACACACGTATTGGCAAATTATGGCCTTGATTTTAACTAGTATAGGATTTTTctacatttctttatttgcaAATGATCTTAACAGTGTTATATACGTAAAATCCAAACATGAGTTTAAGAGTGAACAGTATCAGCaaagtatatttttgtataGGTTTTTGATCTTCtgacaaaacaaatgttctgGGAATCTGCAAATCTGCATGTGAcagtataaatgtgttttgtgaccTGTAATAAGTAtacattgaattaatttttgtattttaccaACCCTGTACTTTGTGAACTGTTATTTACAAAATACTCAACCTTGTCTGAGTTCAGCCTCTTCTCTCCTCAagcgctcctcctcctgtttctcttttctcttctcttctgccACCTGGAACAGCTCACTGGTGTAGTACTGTCCTCTCACACCCACCATTTTATCAATCTTACTCAAGAGTTCAATTACTTGAGTACGATCATTCCTTTTATTATCAAAAACATGATATCTCCAGTTTACTTCATCAAGAAGACATGTGAGCTCCCCACAGCCTAATAATAAGGTCTTTATATCATCAGGGTCCTCCAGTTTGTCTCCATGGGTAAAGAGGACTATAGTATGTTTTAAAGCAGCCTCACCAAACACTTCTCTAATCACGTCTGCTGCTCGTTTCTCCTCTGATGTGAACCTGCCCAATTTTATCACCAGCAGGAATGCATGTGGTCCTGGGGCGCTCATTGGGAAACATTCTGCTACCCTGTCTTTTGCATCCTCCATAGAAACCGTAAAATCAGGCACGCCTGGTGTGTCAACCACTGTGACTGTCCTACCATTCACTATTGCTTCTCCTTTCTGACATTCAGTAATTACAATATTGGAACTAAAACCTgctttaaattctttttttcccaggatGGTGTTTCCAGTCGAGGTTTTCCCAGCTCCCGTCATTCCCACAAGCACAAGCCTCAGGGACGACATGGCACCTGCTGTACAGGTAGAGTAACCCCTAAAAAGAAGGTTTTGCAGGATGGATGAGGAGTAATGAGAAGCAAAAGCTAGTATTTTCCACACTGATttgatttgtatttgaaatttgTATATTTACTAGAGGTCTGTATTACAGTAGAAATGAGGATCAAGTCTGCCCATGCCTGACTATAAAACCAGGCTGACGAGCTCTAGTCAAGTTTGTAGCCAGAACATAATACAACCAGATCACTGAAACAGCCATATTtgagctttcacacttttaaatcacgtttttcttctgtaaaatgCGATCGTAATAAGGTCCTCATTTGTATGTCTGCAGCAAACAGCATAGGAGTGACTTCCCAGTTCTTTCAGTATGTGTTTCCAAAAGGATATTTGTGAAATAGAGGAAgactttatattttaatgttcctGTTGACCAGAACAGGCTTACCACCTAGCTttagcttttcatttttccttctgttaaatgtTACACTTTAGTCATGTCCTATCTTTTCTTAATCTGTATTTCAGTTACAATAGTTTTAAAATctaagacatttttaaaaataactttaaaagaaTGTTAAATATGATTTACGTACCTTTACCTCTGTTTTGTATGCGTCTGTCTTCTACAGGAactgaacaacaaaaatgaaactgaacactGTTATTCAATTCTCCATACTTACACCACTTTTGCTTTTGCCTACCAAAGATTCAATATCATTGCAGATATACCTGTCGGAATTTTAGTGTCCAGACGTGATGTTTGGGTGAAGTTTAGACTTGTTGTTGCATCTGTGCCATCATTAACAAggattgttttccttttttctataGAGAGGAATTCAGGATGGACTCTGATTGTGAAGCATGCAGCATGAGACTTGCTCTTCTTCACTTGTGCCATGCTCAGTAAGTTTCTCATCTTTCAAGTAGGAGGAACTAACTTGTTCTCACagcaaaatggagggaaaagaaTCTTCACAGAAATCGAGTaaggaaaagaaataaaatgatatttggTAGGACTAAAAGTCAATAGCCAGGCATGCATTTAATTTCTCATGAATTtataacatttgtccttaaccttgACTTACAATACAACTAAATGTTTTACcaatttttttcacagaaatagTTTGGTGCTTTTAGTTATGGCTGAATTCATTAAGCTCTGCTTGTTAAGTTGGAAACCGGGCCAAAGACCCAGCAATCTGAGCTTGGTTGTGCAGGACTTTAACCcagattttaaaaactgctttacATTTAGTTATGCAGCAAATGCTCGCAACCAAAgcaacataatttttttaaggtaaaaacTACATAATTTATTTGCACAGAAGTAGTAAATATATAATCATACAATGAAGTTCCATAGTAGGTGCAAGAGGGAGACTTTgccaatatttgacaaaaacaccTCAAACCAATTGCAGATTATTCTATTAATGCCTGGCCTTTTTCCACAACCTTTGGTTTTCACAAGTAATTGATTTCAAATGTATTAGAATTTaagaaatcaattaaaaatacatttaattctgctttGATCAATAACTTTGCCAATGTTGGACAAAAACACCTCAAACCAATTGCAGATTATTCTATTAATGCCTGGCCTTCTTCCACAACCTTCGGTTTTCACAATAGATtgccaatttattaaaattcaagaaacacacaggttcctgattatgattgtACTTTTACCTCGGTCCCTAACTAAGGCA
This region of Anguilla anguilla isolate fAngAng1 chromosome 5, fAngAng1.pri, whole genome shotgun sequence genomic DNA includes:
- the LOC118226803 gene encoding GTPase IMAP family member 8-like isoform X1, with protein sequence MSSLRLVLVGMTGAGKTSTGNTILGKKEFKAGFSSNIVITECQKGEAIVNGRTVTVVDTPGVPDFTVSMEDAKDRVAECFPMSAPGPHAFLLVIKLGRFTSEEKRAADVIREVFGEAALKHTIVLFTHGDKLEDPDDIKTLLLGCGELTCLLDEVNWRYHVFDNKRNDRTQVIELLSKIDKMVGVRGQYYTSELFQVAEEKRKEKQEEERLRREEAELRQEWYEKPELRMLLMGKTTESNRTAREIILEERCQYSGTDGCQKTTGEVHGRTVSVVETPGLSDMRRMKSEKARHEILLCISHTSPGPHAFVIVERSQEDSAERKDILKLIKDVFGDQALKYVMLLAIESSKTPVHSFDHEYSHFTEHSPLLEHHASKAPYEHKHLPAHTFEEPRNIKQVTSLLQKIDRMVERNGGSFFTCEMYFMAERAIIEAQNKILKNRKLEIIKNKHDVKLWGKGRFENRLELKKEDINARKLAEKNNLFISTSNISILTVVGGTIGAAVGGVAGAAVGGVAGAVVGGVAGAAVGGVAGAAVGGVEEAAVGDVAGAVLGCVAGAAVGGVAGAAVGGVAGAAVGAVAGAAVGGVAGAVVGGVEEAAVGDVAGAVLGCVAGAAVGGVAGAAVGGVAGAAVNEAY
- the LOC118226803 gene encoding GTPase IMAP family member 7-like isoform X2, translated to MSSLRLVLVGMTGAGKTSTGNTILGKKEFKAGFSSNIVITECQKGEAIVNGRTVTVVDTPGVPDFTVSMEDAKDRVAECFPMSAPGPHAFLLVIKLGRFTSEEKRAADVIREVFGEAALKHTIVLFTHGDKLEDPDDIKTLLLGCGELTCLLDEVNWRYHVFDNKRNDRTQVIELLSKIDKMVGVRGQYYTSELFQVAEEKRKEKQEEERLRREEAELRQEWYEKPELRMLLMGKTTESNRTAREIILEERCQYSGTDGCQKTTGEVHGRTVSVVETPGLSDMRRMKSEKARHEILLCISHTSPGPHAFVIVERSQEDSAERKDILKLIKDVFGDQALKTSCQQSSI